A genomic stretch from Ureibacillus composti includes:
- a CDS encoding arginase, producing the protein MGNSLLSIDWDYFISTENENIVSYVENKRTILDLWYKRYLKAKTIGKNIQNSFLLSSEVEDFWNKIKKVFYFDPKVKVYVSESHALSYEIAEHFQCNEVYLFDAHADLGYGGLASLNFEVNCANWLGQLLKNKKIEKAHIIYSPYTKEKPEYFNQINKKFNVNYLHFNNLNKEIETTAIHICRSGAWSPPWFDQKFKEFVNALGIPYKVIDCPIRHWKPKNLSYADQLQYLMA; encoded by the coding sequence ATGGGTAACAGTTTATTATCAATTGATTGGGACTATTTTATTTCCACAGAAAATGAAAATATTGTTTCATATGTAGAAAATAAAAGAACAATACTAGATTTGTGGTATAAACGTTATCTAAAAGCAAAAACAATCGGAAAGAATATTCAAAATTCCTTTCTACTTTCCTCAGAGGTTGAGGATTTTTGGAATAAAATCAAAAAAGTTTTTTATTTTGATCCAAAAGTGAAAGTGTATGTTTCAGAATCGCATGCTTTATCATACGAAATTGCTGAACACTTCCAATGTAATGAAGTGTATCTTTTTGACGCTCACGCAGATTTGGGATACGGAGGACTTGCTTCGTTAAATTTTGAAGTAAACTGTGCGAACTGGTTAGGCCAGTTATTAAAAAATAAAAAAATTGAAAAAGCACATATTATTTATAGTCCTTATACAAAAGAAAAACCTGAGTATTTTAATCAAATAAACAAGAAGTTTAATGTTAATTATTTACATTTCAATAATTTAAATAAGGAAATAGAAACAACAGCCATTCATATATGTCGTTCGGGTGCTTGGAGTCCGCCTTGGTTTGATCAAAAATTCAAAGAATTTGTAAACGCTTTAGGTATTCCTTATAAAGTAATTGATTGCCCGATTAGACATTGGAAGCCGAAGAATCTAAGCTATGCTGATCAACTACAGTATTTAATGGCATAA
- a CDS encoding FAD-dependent oxidoreductase: MYDVAIIGAGPAGGSAAIYTAKASKKTVILDSNQGVTKRAMLFNHYGVSEITGPELVETGINQARKYGAELIETKVTGITKLENGFKIETENGEVEANQVILATGFLTDLAERVGLETKPGTEPRVKTIFDVDAAGKTNIEGIWAAGTCAGVSVHTIVTAGDGAKVAINLISELNGERYVDHDVLK; this comes from the coding sequence ATGTACGACGTAGCAATTATAGGTGCAGGTCCTGCTGGAGGGAGTGCTGCAATTTACACAGCAAAAGCTAGTAAAAAAACAGTAATTTTGGACAGTAATCAAGGTGTAACAAAAAGAGCTATGCTTTTTAACCACTACGGTGTTTCTGAAATTACTGGACCTGAGCTAGTTGAAACAGGCATTAATCAAGCTAGGAAATACGGTGCAGAATTAATTGAAACAAAAGTTACTGGAATAACTAAATTGGAAAACGGTTTTAAAATTGAAACTGAAAATGGTGAAGTTGAAGCAAACCAAGTTATTTTAGCAACTGGGTTCTTAACTGATTTGGCAGAACGTGTTGGGTTAGAAACAAAACCTGGTACTGAACCACGTGTAAAAACAATTTTTGATGTTGATGCAGCTGGAAAAACAAATATTGAAGGTATTTGGGCTGCAGGTACGTGCGCTGGAGTAAGCGTACATACAATTGTCACTGCTGGTGATGGAGCAAAAGTTGCCATAAATTTAATTAGTGAGTTAAACGGTGAACGATATGTTGACCATGATGTATTAAAATAA
- a CDS encoding DUF2252 family protein — MEALLNRVKDTRNLLRKHNIETILNEFDEECMKLDFEKRKVKYSKMVESPFRFFRGSAYLFYYDMTKIPFSFHTPVDKPTWIQGDLHMENFGAFQNELGEIVYDVNDFDEGYIGSYLYDVLRMSVSIALYGEAQGLTQKEQKNRIKVYLHSYYDQLNRFKKEKDDPFTFKFTEDNTKGPVKKVLKKLAKRQKDHLLKDITYINEENKRVFAWSDEIQAVTEEEKNKLQSISEAYFHSIDVDDQQDVSYYTIKDIARKHGTGTASIGLDRFYLLIKGGKEASGVDDLVLEVKEVRTPIPAYFLPYRNHFWDKYEHQGRRVVATQKAMHHLEDPHLGYLTIDDREYYVRERSPYKKKVKATQLLTVEDFDLTLGIMGKVTAKIHSRADVDTEKELFTHESEEEILKAIGKDFDAFCSQIVFASMVYKEQVNKDFELFSQWVKEKFDI, encoded by the coding sequence ATGGAAGCTTTACTAAACCGTGTTAAGGATACAAGAAATTTGCTGCGAAAACATAACATTGAAACCATCTTAAATGAATTCGATGAAGAATGTATGAAGTTAGATTTTGAAAAGCGTAAAGTAAAATATTCAAAGATGGTAGAAAGTCCTTTCCGCTTTTTTAGAGGTAGTGCTTATTTGTTTTATTATGACATGACCAAAATTCCTTTTTCATTTCATACGCCAGTAGATAAACCTACTTGGATTCAAGGGGATCTACATATGGAGAACTTTGGGGCATTTCAAAATGAGTTAGGTGAGATTGTATATGATGTAAATGATTTTGATGAAGGATATATTGGTTCTTATTTATATGATGTACTAAGAATGTCGGTAAGTATTGCATTGTATGGAGAGGCACAGGGGCTTACGCAAAAGGAGCAAAAAAATAGAATAAAAGTCTATCTTCACTCTTACTATGATCAATTAAACCGATTTAAAAAAGAAAAAGATGACCCGTTCACCTTCAAATTTACGGAAGACAATACAAAAGGGCCAGTAAAGAAAGTTTTAAAGAAATTAGCAAAACGTCAAAAAGATCATCTGTTAAAAGATATTACCTATATTAATGAAGAGAACAAACGGGTCTTTGCATGGTCAGATGAAATCCAAGCTGTCACTGAAGAAGAAAAAAATAAATTACAATCTATTTCTGAAGCCTATTTTCATTCAATCGATGTGGATGATCAACAGGATGTATCATATTACACGATTAAAGATATTGCGAGAAAACATGGTACAGGAACAGCTTCCATCGGTCTAGATCGATTTTATTTATTAATAAAAGGTGGAAAAGAAGCGTCTGGAGTTGATGATTTAGTCTTGGAAGTGAAAGAGGTACGCACACCAATTCCCGCATATTTCTTGCCGTATCGAAATCATTTTTGGGATAAATACGAACATCAAGGAAGACGTGTAGTGGCAACTCAAAAGGCAATGCACCATTTAGAAGATCCCCATTTAGGTTATTTAACGATAGATGACCGTGAATATTATGTTCGTGAACGCTCCCCGTATAAAAAGAAAGTAAAGGCAACCCAGCTCTTAACGGTAGAGGATTTTGATTTAACACTTGGGATTATGGGGAAAGTAACAGCTAAAATTCACTCTAGAGCAGATGTGGACACAGAAAAAGAATTATTTACCCATGAAAGTGAAGAAGAAATCTTAAAAGCAATAGGGAAGGATTTTGATGCATTCTGTTCCCAAATTGTTTTCGCGTCGATGGTCTATAAAGAACAAGTTAATAAAGACTTTGAACTGTTTAGTCAATGGGTTAAAGAGAAGTTTGATATTTAG
- the thiW gene encoding energy coupling factor transporter S component ThiW, with translation MNKTRAITYTAIISAITTISSNLIFIPLGFAKIFPIQHLANVLSAVFLGPWYAVLQAFLTSTLRNMLGTGSLFAYPGSMIGALLAGILYSKTKNMELTALGEVIGTGILGAMATYPIGVLLLGQETTLFALVPAFVMSSFGGALIGYVLLKILVRNHALNGLLINK, from the coding sequence TTGAATAAAACAAGAGCGATTACGTATACAGCTATTATTTCAGCAATTACAACGATTTCAAGTAATCTTATTTTTATTCCATTAGGATTTGCAAAGATTTTTCCTATTCAGCATTTAGCCAATGTATTATCTGCTGTTTTCCTAGGTCCTTGGTATGCAGTTCTACAAGCATTTCTTACATCAACTTTAAGAAATATGCTAGGAACAGGAAGTCTCTTTGCTTATCCTGGTAGTATGATAGGAGCTCTTTTAGCAGGAATCCTATATTCGAAAACCAAAAATATGGAACTTACTGCCTTAGGTGAAGTGATTGGAACAGGAATATTAGGGGCAATGGCAACTTACCCAATTGGTGTATTACTATTAGGACAAGAAACAACACTATTTGCTTTAGTTCCTGCTTTTGTGATGAGTTCATTTGGAGGAGCCCTTATTGGCTATGTATTACTGAAAATTCTTGTGAGAAATCATGCGTTAAATGGGTTATTAATTAATAAATAG
- a CDS encoding ABC transporter substrate-binding protein, with the protein MKKWLTISMIILLTLILASCNTESQTNNTEQSEELESLSIMLDWYPNAVHSALYVAQEKGFFEEEGLDVNIEMPADTNDPLKLAATGKVDLAISYQNQTVLARAEGIPVVSVAAFVRHSLDSIMMKKEAGIKSPKDLEGKSVGYPSSIISEQVVKAMVKKDGGDFDNVTMTDVSWDLIPAVATDKVDAIVGGYINHEYVLLNKEGYEMKLLKPSDYGVPDNYELVIVSGEDTFKEKQKQITKFWNAVTKGQQFVKDNPEEGLQILLDHENEDSALNEAVEKESLEILLPLMEEEGIPFGYQEMERWNTATDWLLETGMIEKQVDPNGFVKNIVSK; encoded by the coding sequence ATGAAGAAGTGGTTAACAATTTCTATGATTATCTTACTAACTTTGATACTTGCTAGTTGTAATACTGAATCACAAACAAATAATACAGAGCAAAGTGAGGAGTTGGAAAGCTTAAGTATAATGCTAGATTGGTATCCAAACGCAGTCCATTCTGCTTTATATGTGGCACAAGAAAAGGGGTTTTTTGAAGAAGAGGGGTTAGACGTTAACATTGAAATGCCAGCAGATACAAATGACCCATTAAAATTAGCCGCTACAGGAAAAGTAGACTTAGCTATTAGCTATCAAAATCAAACAGTCCTTGCAAGAGCAGAAGGGATCCCGGTTGTATCAGTTGCAGCATTTGTTAGACATTCATTAGACAGTATTATGATGAAAAAAGAGGCAGGTATAAAATCGCCTAAAGATCTAGAAGGAAAAAGTGTTGGGTATCCATCTTCAATTATTAGTGAACAGGTTGTAAAAGCTATGGTTAAAAAAGATGGTGGTGATTTTGACAACGTAACAATGACAGATGTCAGTTGGGATTTGATTCCAGCAGTTGCAACAGATAAGGTAGACGCGATTGTTGGCGGATATATCAATCATGAATATGTGTTATTGAATAAAGAAGGATACGAAATGAAACTGTTGAAACCAAGTGATTATGGAGTACCCGATAACTATGAGCTAGTAATTGTTTCCGGTGAAGATACATTTAAAGAAAAACAAAAACAGATTACGAAGTTCTGGAATGCGGTAACGAAGGGACAACAATTTGTGAAAGATAATCCTGAAGAAGGACTTCAAATTTTACTGGATCATGAAAATGAAGACTCTGCCTTAAACGAAGCTGTTGAAAAAGAAAGCTTAGAAATTCTATTACCTTTAATGGAGGAAGAGGGAATTCCTTTTGGTTATCAAGAAATGGAGCGCTGGAATACAGCTACTGATTGGTTATTAGAAACAGGAATGATTGAAAAGCAAGTTGACCCAAATGGATTTGTGAAAAATATCGTTTCAAAATAA
- a CDS encoding ABC transporter permease, whose protein sequence is MKQIKNWFKQYYLFLFFSLALLIGVEGLVRKEVVPNFIIPAPTGVIQTIVENWDSLLVKHLSATMLEFIIGFSIAVVGGVALSISMFFSKTIERVLYPAIVVSQMIPIIVLSPIFILWFGYSIWSKVAVTVLICFFSIVVSTYDGFKSCDREYIDLLRSMGATKLQIFKKLQIPMCLPSFFTGFKMAIVYALVGATIGEWLGASQGLGYYSRRMSGNLNAEGVFAAITILTIVGILLFAFASWLEKRTINKWKIEN, encoded by the coding sequence ATGAAGCAAATCAAAAACTGGTTTAAGCAGTATTATTTATTTCTTTTCTTCTCGCTCGCTCTACTCATAGGTGTTGAAGGGCTTGTAAGAAAAGAGGTTGTCCCAAATTTTATTATTCCTGCCCCTACAGGTGTCATCCAAACAATTGTTGAAAACTGGGACTCCCTATTAGTAAAACATTTAAGCGCAACAATGCTTGAATTTATTATTGGTTTTTCTATAGCAGTAGTTGGAGGTGTTGCTCTATCAATCAGCATGTTCTTTTCAAAAACAATTGAACGAGTGTTATACCCGGCAATTGTGGTTTCTCAAATGATCCCGATTATCGTGCTGTCGCCTATTTTTATCCTATGGTTCGGTTATAGTATCTGGAGCAAAGTAGCAGTTACAGTTTTAATTTGCTTTTTCTCAATTGTCGTAAGTACATATGACGGGTTCAAGTCTTGTGACAGAGAGTATATCGATTTGCTACGTTCGATGGGCGCAACAAAACTACAAATCTTTAAAAAGTTACAAATCCCGATGTGCTTACCATCATTTTTTACAGGATTTAAAATGGCAATCGTTTATGCATTGGTAGGAGCAACGATTGGTGAATGGCTAGGAGCTAGTCAAGGGTTGGGTTACTACAGCAGAAGAATGTCGGGCAACTTAAATGCAGAAGGTGTATTTGCAGCAATTACAATCTTAACGATTGTTGGAATTCTGCTGTTTGCATTCGCTTCATGGTTAGAAAAACGAACAATCAATAAATGGAAAATAGAAAACTAG
- a CDS encoding ABC transporter ATP-binding protein: MIYLSLILKNVSYSFINENDQKNHVISNLNMEVQTGEFVSLIGKSGTGKSTVLKLITGLLKEDQGQILINNQEVSLGDVAYMPQKDLLLPWRTIIDNIMIASEFQKDSHISKEDARKWLDRVGLLNYENALPKQLSGGMRQRASFLRALFTRKDVLLLDEPFGALDALTKRELQTWLLSIWQDLNKTIIFITHDLEEAAYLSDRILLLHQNKTLEEIKVELPRPRKPDMIHSNEMVTLRQELEKKISNEANQKLV; the protein is encoded by the coding sequence GTGATCTACTTGTCACTTATTTTAAAGAACGTTTCTTACTCTTTTATCAATGAAAATGATCAAAAGAATCATGTTATTTCCAATTTAAATATGGAAGTCCAAACTGGAGAGTTTGTCTCGTTAATTGGAAAAAGCGGAACCGGTAAAAGTACAGTTTTAAAACTAATCACAGGACTTCTCAAGGAAGATCAAGGGCAAATTTTAATTAATAATCAAGAAGTTTCACTAGGAGATGTGGCGTATATGCCTCAAAAAGATTTACTCTTACCGTGGCGTACCATTATCGACAATATTATGATTGCCTCTGAATTTCAAAAGGACTCACACATTTCAAAGGAAGACGCGAGGAAATGGTTAGATCGAGTTGGCCTATTGAATTATGAAAATGCATTACCGAAGCAATTATCGGGTGGGATGAGGCAGAGAGCATCTTTTTTAAGAGCTTTATTTACTCGTAAAGATGTGTTGTTACTAGATGAGCCATTTGGAGCTCTTGATGCTCTAACAAAAAGAGAGTTGCAAACATGGCTACTCTCTATTTGGCAGGATCTTAATAAAACAATTATCTTTATTACTCATGATTTAGAAGAAGCCGCATACTTAAGCGACCGTATTCTTTTGCTACATCAAAATAAGACTTTAGAAGAAATAAAAGTAGAATTACCAAGGCCTCGTAAACCTGACATGATTCATTCAAATGAAATGGTGACGTTAAGGCAAGAATTGGAGAAGAAGATTTCAAATGAAGCAAATCAAAAACTGGTTTAA
- a CDS encoding amidohydrolase: MVVQTVVDSLAEKLVAYRRELHEYPELSMHEVETTKRIRQWLTEAGITILEYPLEVGVVAEVVGEKSGPTIAIRADIDALPIKEESGVPFSSKNDGVMHACGHDFHTTSIIGSAILLQQRRAELKGTVRFIFQPAEEIAQGALYVVNAGVLDGVKAIFGMHNKPDLPVGTIGIKEGSLMASVDRFEIEIEGIGGHAGIPNNTIDPIIVAGQIITALQTIVSRNLSAFDNVVVSITQIHSGTTWNVIPERAVLEGTVRTFQNEAREKVPELMKRTVEGIASSLGAKAEFRWYSYIPVVDNDASFVTVTKETALELGYDVVVAEKSPAGEDFAYYQTKIPGFFVWVGVDGPKEWHHPQYKLNEDALIVAANYFSTLAVNVLNQESFGK; the protein is encoded by the coding sequence ATGGTAGTACAAACTGTAGTGGATTCTTTAGCAGAAAAATTAGTTGCTTATCGTAGAGAATTACATGAATACCCTGAACTCTCTATGCATGAAGTTGAAACAACAAAGAGAATTCGTCAATGGTTAACTGAAGCTGGCATAACAATTCTAGAATATCCGCTAGAGGTTGGAGTTGTAGCAGAGGTTGTAGGGGAGAAAAGCGGTCCAACAATTGCAATAAGAGCTGACATTGACGCTTTACCAATTAAAGAAGAGTCTGGCGTACCTTTTAGTTCGAAAAATGATGGTGTGATGCATGCGTGTGGCCATGATTTCCATACAACTTCAATCATTGGCTCTGCTATTTTGTTACAACAACGTCGCGCGGAACTGAAAGGAACAGTACGCTTTATTTTTCAACCAGCTGAAGAAATTGCACAAGGTGCTCTTTATGTTGTAAACGCAGGAGTATTAGATGGTGTCAAAGCAATTTTTGGCATGCATAATAAACCAGATCTCCCAGTAGGTACAATTGGAATTAAAGAAGGTTCTTTAATGGCCAGTGTGGACCGCTTTGAAATTGAAATTGAAGGAATAGGTGGGCATGCAGGTATTCCAAATAATACGATTGACCCAATTATTGTAGCTGGCCAAATCATTACAGCGTTACAAACAATTGTGAGTCGAAATTTAAGCGCATTTGATAATGTAGTTGTGAGTATTACACAAATTCATTCTGGAACAACTTGGAATGTAATACCTGAAAGAGCTGTACTAGAAGGCACTGTTCGTACTTTCCAAAATGAAGCTAGAGAAAAGGTTCCAGAGTTAATGAAACGAACAGTTGAAGGGATTGCAAGCAGTTTAGGTGCCAAAGCGGAATTTAGATGGTATTCATATATACCGGTAGTAGATAATGACGCATCTTTTGTAACAGTTACTAAAGAAACAGCGTTAGAATTAGGTTACGATGTTGTAGTGGCAGAGAAAAGTCCAGCGGGTGAAGATTTCGCCTATTACCAAACGAAAATTCCTGGCTTCTTTGTTTGGGTGGGCGTAGATGGGCCGAAAGAATGGCATCATCCACAATATAAATTAAATGAAGATGCGTTAATTGTGGCTGCAAATTATTTTTCTACTCTTGCGGTTAATGTATTAAATCAAGAGTCATTTGGAAAATAG
- a CDS encoding GNAT family N-acetyltransferase: MIIRDTIKEELPYIREIRLEAYEEHSKKIPELHWNALKQSILSDSDDQPGIERMVAEIDGEIVGTVALFSPEVEAYKGLVDDQLEHPELRMLAVSPKARGKGVAKALIEECIVRSKTKGYTAMGLHTADFMENAVKLYNSLGFKRLPENDFIPLEDGIVVKAFRITF, from the coding sequence ATGATTATTCGGGATACAATTAAAGAGGAATTGCCTTATATTCGTGAAATTAGATTAGAAGCTTACGAGGAACATTCAAAGAAAATTCCCGAACTGCATTGGAATGCATTAAAACAATCTATTTTATCGGATTCTGATGATCAGCCTGGTATTGAACGAATGGTGGCAGAGATTGATGGGGAAATCGTTGGAACTGTTGCGCTGTTTTCACCGGAAGTAGAAGCTTACAAAGGATTGGTAGACGATCAATTAGAACATCCAGAATTACGTATGCTTGCAGTTTCTCCAAAGGCAAGAGGAAAAGGTGTCGCTAAAGCACTGATTGAAGAATGTATAGTGCGATCTAAGACGAAAGGCTATACGGCAATGGGGCTGCATACAGCAGATTTCATGGAAAATGCAGTGAAATTATATAATAGTCTAGGGTTCAAAAGATTACCTGAAAATGACTTTATCCCGTTGGAGGATGGCATTGTTGTAAAGGCTTTTCGTATTACGTTTTAA
- a CDS encoding glutathione S-transferase C-terminal domain-containing protein has product MGNLQKEKPLEVDQKGKFNRQKNRFTTPFGSNVGDLPVEAGRYRLLWSPVCPWAHRTVIVRRILGLEDVISLGTASPMRPNIPRVDWEFSLDEGGLDPVLGVQYISEVYFNADPEYTGRPTVPAIVDIQEKKVVNNDYFRLTNYLETAWAPFHKENAPDLYPEHLRAEIDELSDGIFHNVNNGVYKCGFARSQEAYEEAYDSLFNYLDQLEQRLSTKRFLFGDYITDADVRLYATLARFDVAYYSAFKANRNMIVDFLNLWGYLRDLYQTPGFGDTTDFEAIKVHYHLSNHIASDDQKSKNILPKGPDTSTFNTPHGRVALSGKEEKFLIPQK; this is encoded by the coding sequence ATGGGGAATTTACAAAAGGAAAAACCATTAGAGGTAGATCAAAAGGGAAAATTTAATCGCCAAAAAAATAGATTTACAACTCCTTTCGGAAGTAATGTGGGAGACTTACCAGTAGAAGCAGGAAGATATCGTTTGTTATGGTCACCAGTTTGTCCTTGGGCACATCGTACAGTGATCGTTAGAAGAATTCTTGGCTTAGAGGATGTAATTAGTCTAGGAACTGCAAGCCCAATGCGTCCTAATATTCCACGTGTTGACTGGGAATTTTCACTTGATGAAGGTGGACTTGACCCAGTATTAGGAGTGCAGTACATTAGTGAAGTTTATTTTAATGCAGACCCAGAGTATACTGGTCGGCCTACTGTTCCGGCAATTGTGGACATTCAAGAGAAAAAAGTAGTGAACAATGACTATTTCCGTTTAACAAATTACTTAGAAACGGCTTGGGCTCCATTCCATAAAGAAAATGCTCCTGATTTGTATCCAGAACATTTACGTGCAGAAATTGATGAATTAAGTGATGGCATTTTTCATAACGTCAATAATGGTGTGTATAAGTGCGGATTTGCACGTTCACAAGAAGCTTATGAAGAGGCGTATGATTCACTATTTAACTATCTTGATCAACTGGAACAACGCTTATCGACGAAACGATTTTTATTTGGAGACTATATTACGGATGCAGACGTTCGTTTATATGCAACGTTAGCTAGATTTGATGTTGCCTATTATTCTGCATTTAAAGCAAATCGAAATATGATTGTTGACTTCCTTAATCTATGGGGCTATTTAAGGGATTTATATCAAACGCCAGGTTTTGGAGATACAACAGACTTTGAAGCAATAAAAGTTCACTATCATTTATCGAATCATATAGCGAGTGACGATCAAAAAAGTAAAAATATTTTGCCAAAAGGTCCAGATACATCGACTTTTAATACACCACATGGTCGTGTAGCTTTAAGTGGAAAAGAAGAGAAGTTTTTAATTCCACAAAAATAA
- a CDS encoding glutathione S-transferase C-terminal domain-containing protein, with translation MAKVSNGEIARKNTSNDFFMASFGNKKELPVEAGRYRLIWAAICPWAHRSVIVRKLLGLENVISLGTVNSIRTENGWEFSLDDNGIDPILGIRFLNEVYVNADPGFNGRATVPAIVDVTTKKVVHNDYLNLTNDLETIWKPFHKESAPDIYPEHLRQEIDELNKILHNDINNGVYKCRSAHSQEEYELAYETFFNRLDELESRLSTQRYLFGDFITDSDIRLFVTLVRFDVVYHTLFKANRNRLIDFPNLWDYARDLYQTPGFGDTTDFEAIKKGYYASSNGEDNPLKIVPKGPDVSGWDTPHDRENLTINNTILVSKKK, from the coding sequence ATGGCAAAGGTAAGTAATGGGGAAATAGCAAGAAAAAATACTAGTAATGACTTTTTTATGGCTTCTTTCGGAAATAAAAAAGAATTACCAGTAGAAGCTGGGAGATATCGTCTTATATGGGCAGCAATTTGCCCTTGGGCACATCGTTCGGTTATCGTACGAAAGCTTCTAGGCTTAGAAAATGTCATAAGTCTAGGTACAGTTAATTCGATTCGTACAGAAAATGGATGGGAATTTTCGTTAGATGATAATGGAATTGATCCTATTCTTGGAATCCGTTTCTTAAACGAAGTATATGTGAATGCAGATCCTGGGTTTAATGGAAGAGCAACAGTTCCAGCGATTGTGGATGTTACTACGAAAAAGGTTGTACACAATGACTATTTGAACTTAACAAATGATCTTGAAACAATTTGGAAACCATTCCACAAAGAAAGTGCACCAGATATCTATCCTGAACATTTACGCCAAGAGATTGATGAATTAAATAAAATATTACACAACGATATTAATAATGGTGTTTATAAATGTCGATCTGCTCATTCGCAAGAAGAGTATGAATTGGCATATGAAACATTCTTTAATAGATTAGATGAACTAGAAAGTAGGTTATCCACTCAACGATATTTATTCGGTGACTTTATCACAGATTCGGACATACGCCTCTTTGTAACGCTCGTTCGCTTTGATGTAGTTTACCATACATTGTTTAAAGCAAACCGTAATCGCTTAATTGATTTTCCGAATCTATGGGATTATGCTAGAGATTTATATCAAACTCCTGGTTTTGGCGATACAACTGATTTTGAAGCCATTAAAAAAGGGTATTATGCCTCTTCAAACGGAGAAGATAATCCATTAAAAATTGTTCCTAAAGGCCCTGATGTTTCTGGATGGGATACACCACATGACCGTGAAAACTTAACAATAAATAATACTATTCTTGTAAGTAAGAAGAAATAG
- a CDS encoding gamma-type small acid-soluble spore protein, whose amino-acid sequence MNQHRFTEAGTDIEEVKRKNAESGLSYKEVYELLAKTGGHNTKVFSDTDTEEVKRKLQ is encoded by the coding sequence ATGAATCAGCATCGCTTTACAGAAGCGGGAACAGATATTGAAGAAGTAAAAAGAAAAAATGCAGAGTCTGGTTTATCTTATAAAGAAGTATATGAATTGCTAGCAAAAACTGGTGGCCATAATACAAAAGTTTTTAGTGATACAGATACGGAAGAAGTAAAACGAAAACTTCAATAA
- a CDS encoding YitT family protein — MYIIKKGLSIILGSFFVAIGVNVFITPYQILDGGVIGLALILHYLYHWQIGLMLILLSIPIFMIAWFKYRSFFYNSLHGLLISSFIIDLLKPLETSLQMFQIDGVVSAILGGFFVGLGIGIMLRHDTSTGGTDLLAQFISDKTKVNVGIIIFFIDSAVVTLGGILLSTSTLLLSIITILVVGFTTSVVTIKKGIT, encoded by the coding sequence ATGTATATCATAAAGAAAGGCTTATCAATTATCCTTGGCAGTTTCTTTGTTGCTATTGGTGTAAATGTATTTATAACACCTTATCAAATTCTTGATGGTGGTGTAATTGGACTAGCATTAATCTTACATTACCTTTATCACTGGCAAATTGGACTCATGCTTATTCTGCTTAGTATCCCTATTTTTATGATTGCTTGGTTTAAATATAGGAGTTTCTTCTATAACAGTTTACACGGATTACTCATTTCATCTTTTATTATTGATTTACTGAAGCCACTTGAGACTTCACTTCAGATGTTTCAAATAGATGGTGTGGTAAGTGCGATATTAGGTGGCTTTTTTGTTGGTTTAGGGATTGGAATAATGCTTCGACACGATACAAGTACCGGTGGGACAGATTTGTTAGCCCAATTTATTTCTGATAAAACAAAAGTAAATGTTGGGATCATCATTTTTTTCATCGATTCTGCTGTAGTTACCTTAGGGGGAATTTTACTTTCAACTAGCACATTATTACTGTCAATAATCACCATATTAGTAGTTGGTTTTACGACGAGTGTTGTCACCATTAAGAAGGGAATTACATAA